A window from Oreochromis aureus strain Israel breed Guangdong linkage group 16, ZZ_aureus, whole genome shotgun sequence encodes these proteins:
- the si:dkey-91i10.3 gene encoding cytochrome P450, whose product MVKMLGRSLMSVGLRVKCQQLKGIQRVTAGLNPANYGDTLRREAASTSTVMGVNKMKTMDDLGGPSFMTTLYWLFIKGYFQTTQQMQIEHSKIYGPLWKSKYGPLVVVNVASADMIEQVLRQEGKHPIRTDMPHWRNYRELRNQAHGPLTEMGAKWQRIRSILNPRMLKPKHVSSYANTINEVVSDFICKVNWLRETSGQGVMVNDLTAELYKFAFEGICSVLFETRMGCMSEVIPEKTQKFIFSVGEMFHLSQVVILFPQFLWPYLQSWKRFVAAWDHLFKVAEELVNKKIEEIQENVHLDKDVEGAYLTHLLLSEQMNITEILGSITELLLAGVDTTSNTISWSLYHLAREPEIQEQLYQEVISVCPGDKVPNSNDIAQMPYLKAIIRETLRLYPVVPGNARVTVENEIVVGNHLFPKKTLFHLCHYAVSYDENIFPNSHTFLPERWLRGGEDKSKQHPFGSVPFGFGIRACLGRRVAELEMYLLLSRLIKHYEVKPDPAGKPVKPITRTLLCPATPINLQFLDRQVKQAEPRAKLAGSP is encoded by the exons ATGGTTAAAATGCTCGGGAGATCTCTGATGAGCGTCGGACTGCGTGTGAAGTGTCAGCAGCTTAAAGGGATCCAGAGAGTCACAGCGGGACTAAACCCTGCCAACTATGGGGACACCCTCCGCCGCGAGGCAGCCTCCACCAGCACCGTCATGGGTGtcaacaaaatgaaaactatGGATGATTTAGGCGGACCGAGTTTCATGACTACCTTGTACTGGCTTTTTATAAAGGGATATTTCCAAACGACGCAACAAATGCAA ATCGAGCACAGCAAGATATACGGCCCCCTGTGGAAGTCCAAATACGGCCCTTTGGTCGTGGTGAATGTGGCCAGTGCCGACATGATAGAGCAGGTGCTGAGGCAGGAGGGTAAACACCCAATCCGGACAGACATGCCCCACTGGAGGAACTACAGAGAGCTCAGGAACCAGGCCCATGGACCCCTGACTGA GATGGGGGCCAAATGGCAGCGGATTCGTAGCATCTTGAATCCACGAATGCTGAAACCCAAGCACGTCTCCTCCTATGCCAACACCATCAATGAGGTGGTGTCAGATTTTATCTGCAAAGTGAACTGGCTGAGGGAGACCAGTGGACAGGGAGTCATGGTCAATGACCTGACTGCAGAGCTCTACAAATTTGCTTTTGAAG gaATATGCTCAGTGCTTTTTGAAACCCGTATGGGCTGCATGAGTGAGGTGATCCCCGAGAAAACCCAAAAGTTCATCTTCTCCGTGGGGGAAATGTTCCATCTCTCCCAAGTCGTCATCCTCTTCCCACAGTTCCTCTGGCCCTACCTGCAGTCCTGGAAAAGGTTTGTCGCAGCCTGGGATCATCTCTTCAAAGTTG CTGAAGAACTGGTGAATAAGAAAATTGAGGAGATCCAGGAGAATGTCCACCTGGACAAAGACGTGGAGGGAGCGTATCTCACACACCTCCTGCTCAGTGAACAGATGAATATCACAGAGATCCTGGGCAGCATCACTGAACTCCTCCTGGCAGGAGTAGACACA ACCTCCAACACTATCTCCTGGTCTCTGTACCATTTGGCGAGGGAGCCAGAGATCCAAGAACAGTTGTACCAGGAAGTGATAAGCGTTTGCCCTGGGGACAAGGTGCCAAACAGTAATGACATAGCTCAGATGCCGTACCTGAAGGCCATCATCAGAGAGACACTGCG CCTGTATCCAGTTGTGCCAGGAAACGCCCGCGTCACTGTTGAAAATGAGATTGTGGTGGGAAACCATCTCTTCCCAAAAAAG ACGCTGTTCCATCTGTGCCACTACGCTGTGTCCTATGATGAGAATATTTTCCCCAACTCCCACACCTTCCTGCCGGAGCGCTGGCTCCGAGGAGGGGAGGATAAATCCAAGCAGCACCCGTTTGGGTCAGTACCATTTGGTTTTGGGATCCGAGCATGTCTAGGTCGGCGGGTGGCTGAACTTGAGATGTATCTCCTCCTCTCCAGG tTGATAAAGCACTATGAGGTGAAGCCTGATCCTGCTGGAAAACCAGTGAAGCCAATCACCAGAACTCTGCTTTGCCCTGCAACACCAATCAACCTACAGTTTCTGGACAGACAAGTTAAGCAGGCGGAGCCAAGAGCAAAGTTAGCAGGTTCTCCATGA